AGTCGCCGCGCGTCATGCCGCGTGCGATCATGCTGACCGTCATCCTCGGCGGTGTCATCTTCCTGGTCGCCGGATACTTCGCGCAGCTGCGCTTCCCGACGAACGCGCCCTTCGGCGAGTACACCGACGACCCGCTGCCGCAGATCGGCCTCCTGGTCGGCGGTCCCGTCTTCCAGGCGATCCTGGTCGCGGCGGGTTTCGCGGCCGCGGTCGCCTCCGGACTGGCCTCGCACGCCTCCGTCGCCCGCATGCTCCTGGTGATGGGTCGCAACAACGTGCTCCCGCAGCGCGTGTTCGGCTACATCAACCCGAAGACGCAGACGCCGACGTTCAACATCATCCTGGTGGGCGCCGTGACGCTGCTCGCGATGGCGTTCTCGCTGGAGCTGATCTCGGCCTTCATCAACTTCGGCGCCCTGATCGCGTTCACGTTCGTGAACATCTCGGTCATCGCCTGGTTCGCGATCCGCAAGGGCCGCCGCCGCACGCCGAAGGACATCATCAGCTTCATCGTCCTGCCCGGCATCGGCATGATCCTGACCGGCATCCTGTGGGTCAACCTGCACGCCGACGCGCTGATCGGCGGTGTGATCTGGGCCGTCATCGGCTTCGCCTACCTGCTGTTCATCACCCGGGGCTTCAGCCGCAAGGTCGCGGCGTTCGACGAGAGCCAGCCGGTCACCGGCTTCAACAAGGCGATCGACTGACCGCCTGACAGTCGCTGCACGCGAAGGCCCGGGGGGAGTCCCCGGGCCTTCGCCGTGTGCGGACTTGTAATACATAGCTGCGCTATATAAAATGATGGGCATGCCTGAGAGCCTGCCCGCGGACGACGCCCGCACGACCGAACTGCGTCACACCCTCGGCGATCTCGTCGTCGCCGCCCACCGCCTCACCCGGCTCGCCGCCCGCGTCACCGGGAGCACCGAGTCGCCCGCGACCTGGCGCACCCTGAGCGTGCTCGAGACGAACGGCCCGCTGCGGCTCGGCGAACTCGCCAGCCACAGCCGCGTCTCCCAGCCGACCATGACCAAGCTGGTGCGCAACCTGGTCGAGGCGGAGTGGGTCAAGCGGATCGCCGACAGCGATGACGCGCGCGCCTGGCAGATCGCCATCACCCAGAAGGGCGCGGACGCGTTCCAGAGCTGGCGCGACGAGCTCTCCACCGCGCTCGTGCCCATGTTCGCCGACGTGAGCGACGACGAACTGGACGCCCTGCGCCGCTCCGTCGAGATCGTCGGCTCGCGCGTCGACCTCTCGACCGCGGCCTCCGCCGCGCTCGCCGGCCGCTGAGCCCGGCCTCCCACATCCACCCGCACACCACCAGGAGCAGAACCCCCTCGATGTCCCACGAGAAACCGGCCAACATCCTCAAGCAGCCGACCGCCGTCTGGGCGGTCGCCTTCGCGTCCGTCATCGCCTTCATGGGCATCGGGCTCGTCGACCCCATCCTCCCGGCCATCGCCGCCAGCCTGCAGGCGACGCCGACCGAGACCGAGATGCTGTTCACGAGCTACCTGCTCATCACCGGCCTGGCGATGTTCTTCACCAGCTGGATCTCGAGCCGCATCGGGGCCAAGAAGACGCTGCTGATCGGTCTCGCGCTGATCGTCGTGTTCGCGGCGGCCGCCGGTCTCTCCGGAAGCGTGGAGGGCATCATCGGCTTCCGCGCCGGCTGGGGTCTCGGCAACGCGCTGTTCATCTCCACCGCGCTCGCCACGATCGTCGGAGCGGCATCCGGAGGCACCTCCGCCGCGATCATCCTGTACGAGGCGGCGCTGGGTCTCGGCATCGCGATCGGCCCGCTGCTCGGCGGACTGCTCGGCAGCTGGAGCTGGCGCGGCCCGTTCTTCGGCACCGCGACCCTCATGGCCGTCGGCTTCATCGCCATCGTGGTGCTGCTCAAGAAGAACCCCGAGAAGCCGACGCCGACGAAGCTCTCCGCACCGTTCCGGGCGCTCGCGCGTCCTGCTCTGGGCTTCCTCGCCGCGGCCGCGCTGTTCTACAACATCGGCTTCTTCGTACTGCTGGCCTACACGCCGTTCGCGCTCAACGACCTCGGTGTCGGCGACGCGATCACCCTCGGCCTGATCTTCTTCGGGTGGGGCGTCGCGCTGGCGATCACGTCGGTGTGGGTGGCCCCGCTGCTCACGTCCCGGCTGCCGCGCACCCGCGTGCTGTGGATCATCATGCCGCTGCTCGCCCTCGACCTGCTGGCGGCCGGCCTGCTCATCGCCTCCCTCGCCGCGCTCATCGTCTGCGTGATCGTCGGCGGCCTGCTGCTCGGCATCCTGAACACGGTGCTCACCGAGTGCGTGATGGAGGCGACCGACCTGCCGCGCTCGGTGGCGTCGAGCGCCTACTCCGGCGTCCGCTTCCTCGGCGGCGCGGTGGCCCCGCCTGCCGCGAGCCTGCTGGCCGAGGCGGTCAGCCCGTCGATGCCGTTCTACGCGGGAGCCATCTCCGTGCTCGTCGCGGTGGCCCTCGTGATCATCGGCCACAAGCACCTGCGCCGCGTCGACGCCCCGCAGGAGACGGCGGAGCAGGAGGCCGAGCTCCTGACGCTGGCCGACGCCGGCTGACGCCCCGTCGTCGACGTCCGCTCCGGACTTGTGAAGAGCCGCCCCGTCCTAGTCGGGGCGGCTCTTCCCGCGCTGACGCTAGGAACGTCATGCGCGGACGGTCCGCCGGTGACGATCGCGCCTACCCGAAAGGCGCGCTCGACCATGCGGGCGTGCACCCATTCTGTCAGGTCGCGGAGGGCCCCCGCTGCGCGGCGCGCGGAGGAGCGGTCGAGGAGCGCACCACGAGGGTCGCCGGGGCGAGCA
The sequence above is a segment of the Leifsonia williamsii genome. Coding sequences within it:
- a CDS encoding MFS transporter, with amino-acid sequence MSHEKPANILKQPTAVWAVAFASVIAFMGIGLVDPILPAIAASLQATPTETEMLFTSYLLITGLAMFFTSWISSRIGAKKTLLIGLALIVVFAAAAGLSGSVEGIIGFRAGWGLGNALFISTALATIVGAASGGTSAAIILYEAALGLGIAIGPLLGGLLGSWSWRGPFFGTATLMAVGFIAIVVLLKKNPEKPTPTKLSAPFRALARPALGFLAAAALFYNIGFFVLLAYTPFALNDLGVGDAITLGLIFFGWGVALAITSVWVAPLLTSRLPRTRVLWIIMPLLALDLLAAGLLIASLAALIVCVIVGGLLLGILNTVLTECVMEATDLPRSVASSAYSGVRFLGGAVAPPAASLLAEAVSPSMPFYAGAISVLVAVALVIIGHKHLRRVDAPQETAEQEAELLTLADAG
- a CDS encoding MarR family winged helix-turn-helix transcriptional regulator; translation: MPESLPADDARTTELRHTLGDLVVAAHRLTRLAARVTGSTESPATWRTLSVLETNGPLRLGELASHSRVSQPTMTKLVRNLVEAEWVKRIADSDDARAWQIAITQKGADAFQSWRDELSTALVPMFADVSDDELDALRRSVEIVGSRVDLSTAASAALAGR
- a CDS encoding APC family permease, translated to MTTTKPATGAKGATLRRSLGLWAIVGLGLGYMTPTVVFDTFGIVSDETNGVVPAAYLVALIVMIFTAISYGKMAGAIPSAGSAYTYVRESIHPNLGFMVGWTSLLDYILLPMVNALIIRLYLEQLFPAIPGWIWVVLYCIGTTTLIYFTMRGTSNVNMMLLVFAVVVMAVFVVIAATQLMEGQGEGTIASFKPFIHDGVTLGAVLTGATVVCFSFIGFDAVTMYSEEAKSPRVMPRAIMLTVILGGVIFLVAGYFAQLRFPTNAPFGEYTDDPLPQIGLLVGGPVFQAILVAAGFAAAVASGLASHASVARMLLVMGRNNVLPQRVFGYINPKTQTPTFNIILVGAVTLLAMAFSLELISAFINFGALIAFTFVNISVIAWFAIRKGRRRTPKDIISFIVLPGIGMILTGILWVNLHADALIGGVIWAVIGFAYLLFITRGFSRKVAAFDESQPVTGFNKAID